One window from the genome of Maylandia zebra isolate NMK-2024a linkage group LG18, Mzebra_GT3a, whole genome shotgun sequence encodes:
- the saga gene encoding S-arrestin a isoform X1: MSPKNVIFKKVCKDKSVGVYMGKRDFVDRVDSVEPLDGVILVDPEALQGRKVFVTLSCTFRYGRDDMDVMGIAFRRELYLATRQVYPPLQDREKGIHTRVQAKLLRKLGNNSYPFFFEFPDNLPCSVALQPAPSDVGKQCAVEFEIKAFSAESQDAKVRKRSTVKLMLRKVQYAPEGEGIAPSVETTRDFVMSDKPLHVKASLDKEVYYHGEPIKVHVSVTNNSSKNIKNIILSVDQIANVVLYSNDSYAKCVDIEDSGDSVSPGATLQKVYTMLPLLANNRERRGIALDGKLKHEDTNLASSSIVKDGVLKEVLGIMVSYRVMVKLIVGGMMGSSEVGLEVPFKLMHAKPDAVKESEQEEEIVFEEFKRSYLKGIIGDDDDEEGNVSGGDDMAPKEK; encoded by the exons ATGAGCCCCAAAAATGTGATTTTCAAGAAGGTTTGCAAGGACAAGTCG GTTGGAGTCTACATGGGGAAAAGAGACTTTGTGGACCGTGTTGATTCTGTGGAACCACTGG ATGGCGTCATCCTCGTTGACCCGGAGGCCCTGCAGGGGAGGAAAG TGTTTGTCACGCTGTCGTGCACCTTCCGCTACGGCAGAGATGACATGGATGTGATGGGAATCGCCTTCCGCAGGGAGCTGTACCTGGCCACCCGGCAGGTGTACCCGCCCCTGCAGGACCGCGAGAAGGGTATCCACACCAGAGTCCAGGCCAAGCTCCTGCGCAAGCTGGGAAACAACTCATACCCGTTCTTCTTCGAG TTCCCCGATAACCTGCCGTGCTCAGTGGCCCTGCAGCCAGCACCCAGTGATGTCGGAAAG CAATGTGCTGTGGAGTTTGAGATTAAGGCGTTCAGCGCTGAGAGCCAGGACGCCAAAGTACGCAAACG gagcacagtgaagctgatgCTCAGGAAGGTGCAGTACGCTCCGGAGGGCGAGGGGATAGCGCCCTCTGTCGAGACCACCAGGGACTTTGTCATGTCGGACAAACCGCTGCACGTCAAGGCCAGTTTGGACAAAGAG GTTTACTATCACGGTGAGCCCATCAAAGTTCACGTTAGCGTCACAAACAACTCCAGCAAGAACATCAAGAACATCATCCTCTCCG TTGACCAGATTGCCAACGTGGTTTTGTACTCCAATGACAGCTATGCCAAATGTGTGGATATCGAGGATTCTGG GGACTCGGTGTCTCCTGGAGCGACGCTGCAGAAAGTCTACACGATGCTGCCTCTGCTGGCCAACAACAGGGAGAGGAGGGGCATCGCTCTGGATGGCAAACTGAAGCATGAAGACACCAACCTGGCCTCCTCGAGCAT TGTCAAAGACGGCGTGCTGAAGGAGGTTCTGGGGATCATGGTCTCGTACAGAGTCATGGTGAAGCTCATCGTTGGAGG GATGATGGGCTCGAG CGAGGTCGGTCTGGAAGTTCCCTTCAAACTGATGCACGCCAAACCAGACGCAG TGAAGGAGAG tgagcaggaggaggagattgTGTTCGAGGAATTCAAGCGCTCCTACCTGAAGGGGATCATCGGCGATGATGACGACGAGGAAGGCAACGTTTCGGGTGGTGACGACATGGCGCCCAAAGAGAAATAG
- the saga gene encoding S-arrestin a isoform X2 yields MSPKNVIFKKVCKDKSVGVYMGKRDFVDRVDSVEPLDGVILVDPEALQGRKVFVTLSCTFRYGRDDMDVMGIAFRRELYLATRQVYPPLQDREKGIHTRVQAKLLRKLGNNSYPFFFEFPDNLPCSVALQPAPSDVGKQCAVEFEIKAFSAESQDAKVRKRSTVKLMLRKVQYAPEGEGIAPSVETTRDFVMSDKPLHVKASLDKEVYYHGEPIKVHVSVTNNSSKNIKNIILSVDQIANVVLYSNDSYAKCVDIEDSGDSVSPGATLQKVYTMLPLLANNRERRGIALDGKLKHEDTNLASSSIVKDGVLKEVLGIMVSYRVMVKLIVGGMMGSSEVGLEVPFKLMHAKPDAVSRRRRLCSRNSSAPT; encoded by the exons ATGAGCCCCAAAAATGTGATTTTCAAGAAGGTTTGCAAGGACAAGTCG GTTGGAGTCTACATGGGGAAAAGAGACTTTGTGGACCGTGTTGATTCTGTGGAACCACTGG ATGGCGTCATCCTCGTTGACCCGGAGGCCCTGCAGGGGAGGAAAG TGTTTGTCACGCTGTCGTGCACCTTCCGCTACGGCAGAGATGACATGGATGTGATGGGAATCGCCTTCCGCAGGGAGCTGTACCTGGCCACCCGGCAGGTGTACCCGCCCCTGCAGGACCGCGAGAAGGGTATCCACACCAGAGTCCAGGCCAAGCTCCTGCGCAAGCTGGGAAACAACTCATACCCGTTCTTCTTCGAG TTCCCCGATAACCTGCCGTGCTCAGTGGCCCTGCAGCCAGCACCCAGTGATGTCGGAAAG CAATGTGCTGTGGAGTTTGAGATTAAGGCGTTCAGCGCTGAGAGCCAGGACGCCAAAGTACGCAAACG gagcacagtgaagctgatgCTCAGGAAGGTGCAGTACGCTCCGGAGGGCGAGGGGATAGCGCCCTCTGTCGAGACCACCAGGGACTTTGTCATGTCGGACAAACCGCTGCACGTCAAGGCCAGTTTGGACAAAGAG GTTTACTATCACGGTGAGCCCATCAAAGTTCACGTTAGCGTCACAAACAACTCCAGCAAGAACATCAAGAACATCATCCTCTCCG TTGACCAGATTGCCAACGTGGTTTTGTACTCCAATGACAGCTATGCCAAATGTGTGGATATCGAGGATTCTGG GGACTCGGTGTCTCCTGGAGCGACGCTGCAGAAAGTCTACACGATGCTGCCTCTGCTGGCCAACAACAGGGAGAGGAGGGGCATCGCTCTGGATGGCAAACTGAAGCATGAAGACACCAACCTGGCCTCCTCGAGCAT TGTCAAAGACGGCGTGCTGAAGGAGGTTCTGGGGATCATGGTCTCGTACAGAGTCATGGTGAAGCTCATCGTTGGAGG GATGATGGGCTCGAG CGAGGTCGGTCTGGAAGTTCCCTTCAAACTGATGCACGCCAAACCAGACGCAG tgagcaggaggaggagattgTGTTCGAGGAATTCAAGCGCTCCTACCTGA